The following are encoded together in the Arcticibacterium luteifluviistationis genome:
- a CDS encoding DUF3817 domain-containing protein: MDKTMLNSPLGWLRIVGFLEGCSYLLLFGITMPLKYMYDLAKPNYILGMLHGFLFILYIALVLWVAYYNKWSKTKTFWALLASLIPFGTFYADKKLFRVTRS, translated from the coding sequence GTGGATAAAACGATGTTGAATAGCCCACTGGGCTGGTTAAGGATTGTAGGTTTTTTGGAAGGTTGTTCATATCTCCTTCTGTTTGGCATTACTATGCCTTTGAAGTATATGTATGACTTAGCTAAGCCAAACTATATTTTAGGTATGCTTCATGGCTTTCTTTTCATCTTATATATAGCTTTGGTGCTATGGGTAGCTTATTATAACAAATGGAGTAAAACCAAAACGTTTTGGGCCTTATTAGCTTCGCTAATTCCGTTTGGTACTTTTTATGCAGACAAAAAACTCTTCAGAGTAACACGTTCTTAA
- a CDS encoding S41 family peptidase: MRKITYASLLVAFICVFTACKDDDVISPITPAETTSDVTTTSSYSSINNWAYGVMQDAYYWSAELTAISNLDLSLDPFDFFEKLIYNRETIDRFSGLTDDYEALQNDFDGISEIFGIRYTTAYLDNSSTNLGLFLSQVTVGSAAEAAGMKRGDVIISIDNQSITASNFASLFSSSDTHTFSFGKLENDTWLTESSLTVTRMVTEENPVAYSGIIELPVSGKKLGYLLYTQFIPGSSDEYDNQLRSIFGEFKSNQVSELVLDFRFNGGGYISSAEVLSSLIGINTSSNDIFYKEKWNESYESYLRSRYGSSYFDHTFLDEANNIGNQLSRVFVLTSNSTASASELVINGLTPYMEVITIGENTYGKNLFGTLVGDDENNSNYGIYVMLGETTNALDQSGYGTVDGITPDYYVEDNLIPYLPIGDYNETLFSQVLEVLGEKTLASARLSNKKTIWRKNKFYAKEEQVQPMAKTIITLPKAGE; the protein is encoded by the coding sequence ATGAGAAAGATTACTTATGCCTCGCTGTTGGTGGCTTTCATATGTGTGTTTACGGCTTGTAAAGACGATGATGTTATAAGCCCCATCACTCCCGCAGAAACCACTTCAGATGTCACCACTACTTCAAGCTATAGCTCTATAAACAATTGGGCGTATGGGGTTATGCAGGACGCCTACTACTGGTCTGCCGAATTGACTGCTATTTCAAACTTAGATCTTAGCCTAGACCCTTTTGATTTCTTTGAAAAATTGATTTACAATAGGGAAACCATTGACCGTTTTTCTGGTCTTACAGATGATTATGAAGCTTTACAAAACGACTTTGATGGTATTAGCGAGATTTTCGGTATAAGATACACTACCGCATACTTGGATAACTCTAGCACAAATCTCGGTTTATTTCTAAGCCAAGTTACGGTAGGTAGTGCCGCAGAAGCCGCGGGAATGAAACGTGGCGATGTCATTATTTCTATTGACAATCAAAGTATTACCGCATCAAACTTTGCCTCGCTCTTCAGCTCTAGCGACACCCATACTTTCAGTTTTGGGAAACTAGAGAATGATACTTGGCTTACTGAAAGCTCATTGACTGTTACCCGTATGGTTACAGAAGAAAACCCAGTAGCATACTCTGGCATTATTGAACTTCCAGTATCTGGGAAAAAACTTGGCTACTTATTATATACCCAATTTATACCTGGCTCCTCAGATGAATATGACAATCAGCTAAGATCTATTTTTGGCGAATTCAAATCTAATCAAGTGAGTGAATTAGTATTGGATTTTAGATTTAACGGTGGCGGCTACATCAGTTCTGCTGAGGTTCTTTCTTCTTTAATAGGCATTAATACCTCTAGTAATGACATTTTTTATAAAGAAAAATGGAATGAGTCTTATGAAAGCTACCTCCGTTCTAGGTACGGTTCTAGCTACTTTGATCATACATTCTTAGATGAGGCCAATAACATAGGTAATCAACTTTCAAGAGTGTTTGTGCTAACCTCAAATAGCACCGCATCTGCCAGCGAACTAGTTATAAATGGACTAACACCATACATGGAGGTCATTACGATTGGTGAAAATACATATGGCAAAAACCTCTTTGGAACTTTGGTGGGTGACGACGAGAATAATTCTAACTACGGTATTTACGTAATGCTGGGAGAAACCACAAATGCCCTTGACCAATCTGGTTATGGAACCGTAGACGGCATTACACCCGACTACTATGTAGAAGATAACTTGATTCCTTATTTACCAATTGGTGATTATAACGAAACCCTTTTCAGTCAGGTTTTAGAAGTGCTTGGAGAAAAGACATTGGCTTCGGCTAGACTGAGCAACAAAAAGACTATTTGGCGAAAGAATAAATTCTATGCCAAAGAAGAACAAGTTCAACCAATGGCGAAAACCATAATAACGTTACCAAAAGCTGGAGAATAG
- a CDS encoding gluconate 2-dehydrogenase subunit 3 family protein has translation MERRKAIQTLGLGLGTLVALPAWAKSWNRESFEGVRFENEEILSALVECIIPESDTPGAKGTGAHLYLERMVNDCYGSDVKKMFLAGLEKLEKRSIQKHNKAFSELDLEKRTAVFAAMQNSSEMADKRFFSFVKNLSVRAYTHSEYYLTNFRNYVMAPGYYHGCVPV, from the coding sequence ATGGAACGTAGGAAAGCAATACAAACCTTAGGTTTAGGCTTGGGGACATTGGTAGCTTTACCAGCATGGGCAAAGTCTTGGAATAGGGAATCTTTTGAAGGAGTTCGTTTTGAAAATGAGGAAATTTTATCTGCTTTGGTGGAGTGTATAATTCCTGAATCTGATACTCCGGGAGCAAAAGGTACTGGAGCACATCTATACTTGGAGCGAATGGTGAATGACTGTTACGGTTCTGATGTCAAAAAAATGTTTCTGGCAGGTTTAGAAAAGCTAGAAAAACGATCAATTCAAAAACACAATAAAGCTTTTTCTGAATTAGATTTAGAGAAAAGAACCGCTGTTTTTGCTGCCATGCAGAATTCAAGCGAAATGGCTGATAAACGTTTTTTCTCTTTTGTGAAAAACCTAAGTGTTAGAGCTTATACGCACTCAGAGTACTATTTGACCAACTTTCGTAATTACGTAATGGCCCCTGGTTATTATCATGGTTGTGTGCCTGTTTAG
- a CDS encoding GMC oxidoreductase codes for MTYINNKAVKKNTFDVIVIGSGISGGWAAKEFCDHGLKTLVLERGKDVKHVVDYPTAMMEPWEFEHLGQVPKKLKDESPIASKTYIYKEDSKHFIVKDKEHPYIQEKPFDWIRGYQVGGKSLLWARGTQRWSKYDFDGPARDGFDVHWPIGYEDLAPWYSHVEIFAGISGNKDGLETLPDGEFLKPHEQTCVEKHFSQKMKEHYHGKRPVIIGRCAHLTDPQPIHYEQGRGQCQHRNLCQRGCPYGGYFSSNASTLPWAQRTGNMTMRPNSVVHSIIYDEKTGKASGVNVVDAITKKERKFYAKVIFLNASTINTNLILLNSKSSRFPNGIGNDNEQMGKYIHFHSFITGMSAEYDGMLDSKNEGTRPNGSYIPRFRNVKEQETDFLRGYAAGFSATRSPVTNSEGLGMELKNNLNKTEYGNWHVGSHFMGETVPKETNYVKLDDKQIDAWGVPLLRVNVELDDNDRKMAKDYEEQMTEMLTVAGFKNIKANRKTTWNPGLDIHEMGGVVMGNDPKTSLLNKWNQLHHCKNVFVTDGACMTSNSTQNPSLTYMALTARAANYAVEELKKGNL; via the coding sequence ATGACCTATATAAATAATAAAGCAGTAAAGAAGAACACTTTTGATGTCATTGTGATTGGCTCAGGAATTAGTGGAGGTTGGGCTGCAAAAGAGTTTTGTGACCACGGTCTTAAAACTTTAGTACTGGAAAGAGGTAAGGATGTAAAACATGTGGTGGATTATCCTACGGCCATGATGGAGCCTTGGGAGTTTGAGCACCTTGGTCAGGTGCCGAAGAAACTGAAAGATGAAAGCCCGATAGCAAGCAAGACTTACATTTACAAAGAAGATAGTAAACACTTTATAGTCAAAGATAAGGAGCATCCATATATTCAGGAGAAACCTTTTGACTGGATTAGAGGATATCAAGTAGGAGGTAAGTCATTACTTTGGGCTCGTGGGACACAGCGATGGAGTAAATATGATTTTGACGGTCCTGCTAGAGATGGTTTTGATGTGCATTGGCCTATTGGTTATGAAGACTTAGCTCCTTGGTACAGCCATGTGGAGATTTTTGCTGGAATCAGTGGAAATAAGGATGGCTTAGAAACACTACCCGATGGTGAGTTTTTAAAACCGCATGAGCAAACCTGTGTAGAGAAACATTTTTCACAAAAAATGAAGGAGCATTATCATGGTAAAAGACCCGTAATAATAGGTAGATGTGCTCACTTGACAGACCCACAGCCTATTCATTATGAGCAGGGAAGGGGGCAGTGCCAGCACAGAAATCTATGTCAAAGAGGTTGTCCTTATGGTGGGTATTTTAGTAGTAATGCCTCTACATTACCTTGGGCTCAGCGAACAGGGAATATGACGATGCGTCCTAATTCTGTGGTGCATTCTATCATTTATGATGAAAAAACAGGAAAGGCTTCAGGCGTGAATGTGGTGGATGCTATAACGAAGAAAGAAAGGAAGTTTTATGCGAAAGTTATTTTCCTGAATGCCTCTACGATAAATACGAATTTGATTCTTTTAAACTCAAAGTCATCTAGATTTCCGAATGGAATAGGAAATGATAATGAGCAAATGGGCAAGTACATTCACTTCCACAGTTTTATTACGGGAATGTCTGCTGAGTATGATGGTATGCTTGATTCAAAAAACGAAGGTACCAGACCAAACGGTAGTTATATTCCAAGGTTTAGAAATGTGAAAGAGCAAGAAACTGATTTTTTAAGAGGTTATGCTGCTGGTTTTTCTGCTACGCGTTCTCCGGTGACTAATTCGGAGGGTTTGGGTATGGAATTGAAAAATAACCTTAATAAAACGGAGTACGGAAATTGGCATGTGGGTTCTCATTTTATGGGAGAAACTGTTCCAAAAGAAACAAACTATGTTAAGCTAGATGACAAGCAAATAGATGCATGGGGAGTGCCGCTGCTTAGGGTAAATGTAGAACTAGATGATAATGATAGGAAAATGGCCAAAGATTACGAAGAGCAGATGACTGAAATGCTTACAGTAGCTGGTTTTAAAAATATCAAAGCGAATAGAAAAACCACTTGGAATCCAGGTTTGGATATTCATGAAATGGGTGGTGTGGTGATGGGGAATGACCCTAAGACTTCGCTTTTAAACAAGTGGAATCAGTTACACCATTGTAAGAATGTTTTTGTGACGGATGGAGCTTGTATGACATCGAATTCAACGCAAAATCCTTCCTTAACCTATATGGCTCTTACGGCACGTGCCGCAAATTATGCTGTGGAAGAACTAAAAAAGGGAAACTTATAA
- a CDS encoding alkaline phosphatase family protein, with product MKFNAIILTLLLMSSVGYSQEKNYVLLVSFDGFRHDYVEKYDATNFKKFISKGTASEGLIPSFPSKTFPNHYSIITGLYPGNHGLVANTFYDPKRKANYRISNRPLVEDPYYYGGTPLWQLSREEGYKAASYFWVGSEAPIKGHFPDYYHIYEGSIKNNTRVDEVIKWLQLPEKDRPRFVSLYFSLVDSQGHRTGPNSKELEKAVNEADEVLGYLMNSLKKVNLPVNVIVVSDHGMKEVKRDDSIDFNQLAEKIPPYATVVYDKILSMVFLPKGDINSIYDSLKKEENNFKVYKKGELPKKWHYNKHERIGDLVLVADPGFAFRKQPTKDEISGEHGYDPYTTIEMRGILYAQGPHINVGVTTEPIENVNIFPLITKILGYKNPKIDGRFRRIKKFYKK from the coding sequence ATGAAATTTAATGCCATTATCCTTACACTTCTCTTAATGAGCAGTGTAGGTTATTCCCAAGAAAAAAACTATGTTTTATTAGTCTCTTTTGATGGTTTCAGACATGATTATGTTGAAAAATACGACGCCACCAACTTTAAAAAATTCATTTCAAAAGGTACCGCTTCCGAAGGGCTAATTCCTAGTTTTCCGAGCAAAACATTCCCGAACCATTACAGTATAATTACGGGCCTATACCCTGGAAATCATGGCTTAGTAGCGAATACTTTTTACGACCCAAAAAGAAAAGCAAACTATCGTATTTCAAACAGGCCTTTAGTAGAAGACCCTTATTACTACGGAGGAACACCCCTCTGGCAATTATCCCGAGAAGAAGGCTATAAAGCCGCCTCTTACTTTTGGGTGGGCTCAGAAGCTCCTATAAAAGGACATTTCCCTGATTATTACCATATTTATGAAGGATCCATTAAAAATAACACACGTGTAGACGAGGTTATCAAATGGCTCCAGCTTCCTGAAAAAGATAGACCTCGTTTTGTTTCTCTTTACTTTTCATTAGTAGACAGCCAAGGCCATAGAACTGGACCAAATTCAAAAGAATTAGAAAAAGCCGTCAATGAAGCCGATGAAGTCTTAGGTTATCTTATGAATTCTTTAAAAAAGGTCAATTTACCAGTAAATGTTATTGTGGTTTCTGACCACGGCATGAAAGAGGTCAAACGTGACGACAGTATTGATTTCAATCAATTAGCCGAAAAAATACCTCCGTATGCTACCGTGGTGTATGACAAAATACTCTCCATGGTATTTTTGCCAAAAGGAGATATCAATAGCATCTATGACTCCTTAAAAAAAGAAGAAAATAACTTCAAAGTTTACAAAAAAGGGGAATTACCAAAAAAATGGCACTACAACAAGCATGAAAGAATAGGTGATTTGGTCTTGGTGGCTGACCCAGGTTTTGCCTTCAGAAAGCAGCCAACAAAAGACGAGATAAGTGGAGAACATGGCTATGACCCTTATACTACAATTGAAATGCGTGGTATTTTATATGCACAAGGACCACATATTAATGTTGGCGTGACTACTGAGCCAATTGAAAATGTAAATATATTCCCGCTGATTACTAAAATTCTTGGTTACAAAAACCCAAAAATTGATGGACGCTTCAGAAGGATCAAGAAATTCTACAAAAAATAA